A region of the Culex quinquefasciatus strain JHB chromosome 1, VPISU_Cqui_1.0_pri_paternal, whole genome shotgun sequence genome:
cgtttgacaaaaatattgacctcaaaaatgcattttggtgattttttggaaatttttggaaaaattcgaataactagcaattttttaagaaaattattgtaattatgctgtaatatgactcttatagtttgttctatcaataatacacacataaggagcattatcaatcaaataaatcttatttaaatcaatttttcaaaagatctttttgttaaatttgaggaaaaaacatgaaaaattaactcagcccctatgatttatacatcattcgattcgtttatgcgattgccacactttacaataactttcatcgacgttaaaaaaatatttgaaggaaataaaaatcaaaaactgcaaaaaaaataatatttccaagcacgctgtcattccgaacatcgttgcgtagtgcttctactcgccaccaggatgcgtgcacgtttctgtcgaatctctcaatacagtttgagcagtttttagggaaaaatcgcgtttataatgaaaaatcaagcattttcagaaaagtggggtattgcaaagtgtggcaatttcgctaacgatcataatgcgtggtgatttatagtgattaattgtgactggtattttatttaaacgatttttctaaaaagatgatcgatattttggataacttgagttaaatgttgcaaaagttaaaagtaatgatgaaatattatgtaaaagtgtgtaaactttacttttcttcccgtttgaccaaaatattgacctcaaaaatgcattttggtgattttttggaattttttggaaaaattcgaatgactagcaattttttgagaaatttattgTAATTATACTGTAACATGACTCTTATAGTTTGTTCTATCAATAATACacacaaatcaatttttcaaaagatcttttggtaaatttgaggaaaaaacatgaaaaattaactcagcccctatgatttatacatcattcgattcgtttatgcgattgccacactttgcaataactttcatcgacgttaaaaaatatttgaaggaaataaaaatcaaaaactgcaaaaaaaaattatatttccaaGCACGCTGTCATTTCAAACATCGTTGCGTAGTGCTTCTACTCGCCACCAGGATGCGTGCACGTTTCTGTCGAATCTCTCAATTGAGTGATTCGATAGAAACGTGCACGCATCCTGGTGGCGAGTAGAAGCACTACGCGAcgatgttcggaatgacagcgtgcttggaaatattaattttttgcagtttttgatttttatttcattcaaatattttttaacatcgaTGAGAGTTATTGTAAAATGTGGCAATTGCAAAAACGAATCGAATGATGTATAAATCATAGGGGCTAAGTtgatttttcatgctttttccTCGAATTTACCAAAAagctcttttgaaaaattgatttaaataagatttaattGATTGATAATGCTCCTCATGTGTGTTTTATTGATAAAACAAACTATTAGAATCATATTACAgcataattacaataattttctaaaaaaatgaccagttgttcgattttttccaaaaaattccaaaaaaatcaccaaacagctttttttaagatcaatattttggtcaaacAGGAAGAAAAGTAATGTTTAAACACTTTTACATTACATTTGATTattacttttaacttttgcaacatataactcaagttatccaaaatatcgatcatctttttagaaaaatcatctAAATAAAATACCAGTCAAAATTAATCGCTACAATTCACCACGCATTATGATCGTTAGCGAAATTGCCACACTTTGCAATaccccacttttctgaaaatgtttgatttttcattataaacgcAGTTTTTCCCTTAAAACTGCTCAAAATGTATGggggctgtcattccgaacaccgCTGGAACAACAGCGAACCTAGCGGAAAAAATGTCGTCGAATTCTTCAATAGGCTGAAGAGGGTATGGTTCCCCACTAGTACGTTaaggaaaagtttatttttaagagAGAAAAGCATTGAGTGGAGTGGAAAAGCATTGAGAGATAAgcgaatcaaaagttagtaaaatcaaaatgaaattatgtataataaatagaagaatcaaTGAAGAAGTGGAGATAGATGGtagttgaaaataaaataaaattaagagaaaccccgttctgcgatgctcaggtacatccacagcagttgactcaacatactgcgaatcaaaacaataccgtctacaatcacaaattacttccccttcccacattgacgcgaccctttcttctagccgtctctactctgaccctcgctggtcaaaggtttacgagtcgtttccacagaccaccagctaggttacaccttgtcaccatgatgactaaaccaagccaacgtggaggttagaaaataggacacttgcaaggaaccagagccatgctgttttgacCAAGATGATctaacagcactacggatgtaatTGGGCTAattccgggatgttcctcgccggGGCGTCAACCGAAGTGGCATGCTacaaacacacatacatttgctcagaaATTGGTGCTGAGTCGATATgaatacgtgaaggtgggtcaaggaggtcaaattaagaagtttagTACatattcgagtgattttatagccttacctcgttgaggtgaggaaggcataaACATTATAAACACCTCGACAAACGCCATTTTCCTATCACTGGCAGTATTTTTGACAGTTGCGACTCCTTTGTTGGTAAACAActggaaaatataaatttgaacTGGTCAATCGTGTTCAacgaacaacttttttttgttgtagaaTAATGAGTTCGGAACTAATTATTGGTGATAGTGAATCTTGTTTAATACCATGCCGTTTGTGCCTACGAGAATACGAAAATGATTTCATGCAAGACATATTCACGGAGGAATCCAACTTGGAAGAGCGCATAATAAAGGCAGTTTCGGTTGAGGTGggagaaatattcattgaattgtattttatattttattcgtCAATTCTATGATTTCAGCCCTCTTGCGCTGATCCGATGACCTATATCTGCTCAAACTGTAATGCCCTAGTCGCCCTGATCATCGACTTTCGAACTGCTTGTCAGCAAGCCAACGATCTTTTGAAGAGTGAAACTTATAGAACTTTACGATCATCTACCTGGGAACGCTCAAATGCGGAAGAAACGTTCCAAACGGCCGCAAATCTAGTTCAGGAACATTGCTATGAAGTCAAAGCTCTGCTCAAGAGCAACGAATCTCAAGTTGACCAAGAAACGGAAGATTTGTTGATGGACGTCAAGTGTGAACCGGAACTTGGGGAGGACGAAGAACCCACAGAAGAAGCTCAACCTTCCCGCAAAAAAGACGGATCCGTATGCCCCATCTGTGGCGAATTGGTGTCGAAGAAGGCCTTCGAAGGTCACCAGAACCGGCACGCCGGAGTGCAACCTTTTACGTGCGATATTCCTGGCTGTGGGGCAAAATTGTACTCCAAGCATGCCCTTCAGCAGCACCGCAGTCGGCACAACTCTATGAGCAAGACCTTCGATTGCGAAGTGTGCGGGAAGCGGATAAAAGGGGCGGCCTATTGGTTGATCCATCGGAAGAGCCACACGGAAGAGCCGCGGTTTTCGTGCGATGTTTGCGGGAAAAAGTTCCACCGGAAGTTAGTTGGTTTAAAGTGTAGAAATGTAAGCAGAactaaaatgattattttttcagatgCAAGTTGAAACGGCATTCCGCGGTGCACTCCGATAATGCTGAGTTTCGGTGTGAAATTTGTGGTAAATGTTTTAGTGTTAAGTACAATTTGACGGCGCACCACAAGATACATGCTAGGAAAGATCAAAAAGCAACAACAAACTTCACCGAAAAATGAATAAATGCATAACATTGatattttctcttttttcaaggcttctcacttttcctgtcctgCTGAAGTGATGAAAAAGCTTTctgactgcaaaaaaaaaaaaagttcagtaaTGTTCAttatacccaagtaacatttcaggctttatcaaagctgtcacaaccgctataaaccCTATCGGCCAAAACCATCATTAAAACCACTAAGTCGTAACATCCTCCCCAGAACCTCGATAAACCTTACTCAAAACCCTAAAGGACCTCCGCAGAAGGTTGTCATGGCCTATTTgtaatttataaaacctacataggagttcaaagctttacaacatcctcaaagccttgataaaacctttgttaaaacctagtcaggagttaaggaaaaatgacatttcatacgtcttcaaacgtcttaaatgccaaataggttttactTTGACAAAACGTAAGTAATAatcattttgacgtttgataaaaataaaaacttttcaaacgcttttttcatatgaaatcatttcatcaattCTCTGTTAAATTTTCggcattgaacaattttcaagaaatattttgcaaacaataaaatttattacaaagAGTCATTCTGAACCATGTGTTAAAGACACAACACACAAACCCTAgagcttgatacccatattgccccaaatcttatggttccataaatgtccccttatcggaacatccccggggcctccggccactccaggtggttgcCAGTTCCAATATTCAACTCCCGCTCATGCCGGCTGGCATGTCTTGGCGTGTCCATGCCTCCACgccatctgctcccgggcctccacgccatctgctcccgggccacaaagccatctgctcctgatgtgttcgcgtcgacgtccagcagcagaatgaattttcgggactgACCGAGCCGCTTTTTTTTAGtaaggggagagggggtaatatgcacccccggggcaaaatgcaccccctgcttttctcagtatttggaagaattttccggggaaaaatcatagaaattggaagcttaacattgctagaccatgctggaaaaatttgagcatcgcagtataaaaacagctcaagttatttgcaaaactttaaaatgttgtgttttcatctaattttctttgcactttcattatgattttggacaatataaaaggatttattgatattgtaagtgttgaggtaaatagttttgccataatcttcattattctgtagatagatgagtccaaaacatcaaaaatgcattttaattaaaatttctgcaaaagcgtggtcggggcaaaatgcaccgctgtgaagctccttagtaaaaacagcggtgtcatctagtggtgactagtgaaaactgattttacccagtgcattttgccccatgttgtggtgcattttgccccgttgttgtagtgcattttgccccaatgttgcggtgcatattgccccgcatggttgtttgaaatgaatcaaaaatgtttttaaaaatttgatattttcgaacaattttaagGTTTATTAAGACCTTTTTAAtaggatgacgaagaataatagttgttttagaacatcgaacaaaattcttccacagtaatgctgtaattgttgagaaatcacagttttcccttagggggtgcatattaccccctctccccctacaaaGATCCTTTgcacgaccgcaaaggatttaaaatggatttttaatacaatttggaaaaaataacttcacggcccttcttgacacaaaaggtcctacttgaccaggaaggtgctgtgtcctatccctcgcctagaccagaccaaaatccatgataaaactgacagaccaaatctgtcagaccaagactgtcagaccaaagagcaaaaagtaaataatcttggtcttcgacttaggtgcacacaaatcaagaaaagaaaatttgaaaacgaattttatttttccaattcaatgactgggtttggactgcaaaattgaatgtacgtcagaaaatgattaaacagtgtggcgtcctgtacaccgacaattaaataagcagttaaaagccttattcttccattttattttagatcgcgttttcggtttacacctgaaaaatcttgaaattatttatacggatttgtgattcctctttTTCCATCATCCCCTtgtacttgacagctcgttccaacgggaccatagttgatccatcgaaaaaatgtggccttgtcaaaaaaaaatttgcattaaaaaaatgtgattaggaatggtttttaatcgtgttttttccgttgtacataaaaatttacatagggctttagtctcggctttagtacccaattggccgcgttaaaagctttttcaagagcttgtggttttaagtaagcttttcgcatgcctaatggcacttgacagctaaaacacccttggttttaaagaagcatgcgataaaaccgtttggcatgacatCGCCATTGGGTTTTCAAGATTcgcttaaaactttcataaaaccttatttaaAGCCATTTAGCTATTATTGTCACAAGGTTTTAtatccgaggcataaaaccctgttagatcctattaattagctcttgcttattggttgcggtgaatgcccaaaaaaactattaagcaatcaagatgttaccataaaaccttaaaaaaactagGTGTTgctggctagttggtttaaaaatgttacttgggtagcaCTGAGGTGCGAAAAGCTCCGCTTTGgacaaaaatgaaattctagtcagtttttttttatattttggaatttatgaataataaaattatgcaattttgaaattttaaaactcttaaattattGATTCTTAgaactcaaacattttttaatttcaaaaaattataaaatcgtacaattaaaatttattagaattaaaaaaaattattgtttcatattaaaaattaaaaaaatatgagaatttaaaaaaataaatttgtggatttttggaacaatttttagaattttgaaattagagtttgataatttaagaatttaagaatcttagAGTT
Encoded here:
- the LOC6047984 gene encoding zinc finger protein 39 isoform X3, translated to MSSELIIGDSESCLIPCRLCLREYENDFMQDIFTEESNLEERIIKAVSVEPSCADPMTYICSNCNALVALIIDFRTACQQANDLLKSETYRTLRSSTWERSNAEETFQTAANLVQEHCYEVKALLKSNESQVDQETEDLLMDVKCEPELGEDEEPTEEAQPSRKKDGSVCPICGELVSKKAFEGHQNRHAGVQPFTCDIPGCGAKLYSKHALQQHRSRHNSMSKTFDCEVCGKRIKGAAYWLIHRKSHTEEPRFSCDVCGKKFHRKCKLKRHSAVHSDNAEFRCEICGKCFSVKYNLTAHHKIHARKDQKATTNFTEK